In a genomic window of Chaetodon auriga isolate fChaAug3 chromosome 1, fChaAug3.hap1, whole genome shotgun sequence:
- the LOC143317976 gene encoding hexokinase-1, whose protein sequence is MIAAQLLAYYFTELKDDQVKKIDKYLYSMRFSDETLLDIMQQFRRELVKGLGRDTNPTAALKMLPTFVRSIPDGSEKGDFIALDLGGSNFRILRVRVSHEKKQTVQMESQIYDTPEDIIHGSGTRLFDHVAECLGDFMEKHNIKDKKLPVGFTFSFPCQQTKLDEGFLLTWTKRFKAGGVEGMDVVKLLNKAIKKRGDYDADIMAVVNDTVGTMMTCGFDDQRCEVGIIIGTGTNACYMEELRNIDLVEGDEGRMCVNTEWGAFGDDGRLEDIRTEFDREIDRGSINPGKQLFEKMVSGMYMGELVRLILVKMAREGLLFEGRITPELLTKGKFETKHVSAIEKSKEGLSKAREILTRLGVEPSTDDCIAVQHVCTIVSFRSANLIAAVLAGILLRLKENKGVARLRTTVGIDGSLYKMHPQYARRLHKTVRRLVPDTDVRFLLSESGSGKGAAMVTAVAYRLAEHSREIAQTLSEFRLTTEQLLEVKKRMRIEIQNGLSKSTQDTATVKMLPTFVQSTPDGTEHGDFLALDLGGTNFRVLLVKIRSGKRRTVEMHNKIYAIPLEVMQGTGEELFDHIVQCISDFLDYMGMKNTRLPLGFTFSFPCRQTSLDAGILVTWTKGFKATDCEGEDVVGLLREAIKRREEFDLDVVAIVNDTVGTMMTCAYEESTCEVGLIAGTGSNACYMEEMKNVEMIDGDEGRMCVNMEWGAFGDNGCLDDMRTEYDRAVDDFSLNPGKQRYEKMCSGMYLGEIVRNILIDMTKRGFLFRGQISETLKTRGIFETKFLSQIESDRLALLQVRSILQHLGLDSTCDDSIIVKEVCGVVSRRAAQLCGAGMAAVVDKIRENRGLDHLNITVGVDGTLYKLHPHFSKIMHQTVKELAPQCKVNFLLSEDGSGKGAALITAVGCRLRQEMNNK, encoded by the exons ATCGATAAGTACTTGTACTCCATGCGTTTCTCTGATGAGACGTTACTGGACATCATGCAGCAGTTTCGGAGGGAGCTGGTCAAAGGACTGGGTCGGGACACGAACCCCACGGCTGCGCTGAAGATGCTGCCAACGTTTGTGCGCTCGATCCCTGATGGCTCAG AGAAAGGCGACTTCATTGCATTGGATTTGGGAGGCAGTAACTTCAGGATCCTCCGCGTCAGAGTGAGCCACGAGAAGAAACAGACCGTTCAGATGGAGAGCCAAATCTATGACACGCCGGAGGACATCATTCATGGCAGTGGAACAAGA CTGTTCGACCATGTGGCAGAGTGTCTCGGTGACTTCATGGAAAAACATAACATCAAAGACAAGAAACTCCCCGTTGGGTTTACCTTCTCCTTCCCCTGCCAGCAGACCAAACTAGATGAG gGCTTTCTGTTAACATGGACAAAGCGTTTCAAGGCTGGTGGAGTGGAAGGAATGGACGTTGTCAAGCTGCTCAACAAAGCTATTAAGAAACGAGGA GACTATGATGCTGACATCATGGCAGTGGTGAATGATACTGTGGGAACGATGATGACCTGTGGATTCGATGACCAGCGCTGTGAAGTCGGCATTATCATCG GTACTGGCACCAATGCGTGCTACATGGAGGAGCTGCGTAATATTGACCTGGTGGAGGGAGATGAGGGCAGGATGTGTGTGAACACTGAGTGGGGAGCCTTCGGAGACGACGGCAGGCTGGAGGACATCAGGACAGAGTTTGACAGAGAGATAGACCGAGGCTCTATCAACCCCGGCAAGCAGCT ATTTGAGAAGATGGTCAGTGGTATGTACATGGGAGAGCTGGTTCGTCTCATCCTGGTGAAGATGGCCAGAGAGGGCCTGCTGTTCGAGGGGAGGATCACCCCTGAGCTGCTCACTAAGGGGAAGTTTGAGACCAAACACGTCTCAGCCATAGAGAA GAGTAAGGAGGGGCTGTCCAAGGCCAGGGAGATTTTAACCAGACTTGGTGTGGAGCCCTCAACTGACGACTGCATCGCTGTGCAGCAT GTTTGCACCATTGTGTCTTTCCGCTCTGCCAACCTGATAGCTGCCGTGCTGGCAGGCATCCTACTGAGGCTAAAGGAGAACAAAGGAGTGGCACGCCTGCGAACCACTGTAGGCATCGATGGATCTCTGTACAAGATGCACCCACA ATATGCCCGTCGTCTTCATAAGACAGTCCGCCGTTTGGTCCCAGACACCGATGTTCGGTTCCTCCTATCAGAGAGTGGAAGTGGGAAAGGAGCAGCCATGGTGACAGCTGTGGCCTACCGACTCGCCGAACATTCACGAGAAATCGCCCAAACGCTATCCGAATTCCGCCTGACAACCgaacagctgctggag GTAAAGAAGCGAATGAGGATAGAGATCCAAAACGGCCTTTCAAAGAGCACCCAGGACACTGCTACTGTCAAAATGCTGCCAACCTTTGTACAAAGCACTCCTGATGGCACAG AGCATGGTGACTTCCTGGCTTTGGATTTAGGAGGAACAAACTTCAGAGTTCTGCTGGTCAAGATTCGTTCTGGCAAGAGGAGAACAGTGGAGATGCACAACAAGATCTACGCTATTCCTCTAGAAGTGATGCAGGGCACCGGAGAGGAG TTGTTTGATCACATTGTACAGTGTATCAGCGACTTCCTGGACTACATGGGAATGAAGAACACTCGTCTTCCTCTGGGCTTCACCTTCTCGTTCCCCTGCCGACAGACCAGCCTGGATGCT gGCATCTTGGTGACATGGACCAAGGGCTTCAAGGCGACAGACTGTGAAGGAGAAGATGTGGTGGGACTGCTGAGGGAGGCTATTAAGAGGAGAGAG GAATTTGACCTGGATGTGGTGGCCATAGTGAATGACACAGTGGGAACCATGATGACCTGTGCCTACGAAGAATCCACCTGTGAGGTTGGACTCATCGCTG GCACTGGCAGTAACGCATGCTacatggaggagatgaagaacgTTGAGATGATAGATGGAGATGAGGGACGGATGTGTGTCAAcatggagtggggggcttttGGAGACAACGGATGCCTTGACGACATGAGGACGGAATACGACCGCGCTGTGGACGATTTCTCCCTCAATCCGGGCAAGCAAAG ATATGAGAAAATGTGCAGCGGCATGTATCTCGGTGAGATTGTAAGGAACATCCTGATAGATATGACCAAGAGAGGATTCCTGTTCAGAGGACAGatttctgaaacactgaagaccAGAGGCATCTTCGAAACAAAGTTCCTGTCACAGATagagag tGACAGATTGGCTTTGCTGCAGGTGAGATCCATCCTGCAACACTTGGGGCTGGACAGCACCTGTGATGACAGTATCATAGTCAAAGAG GTGTGTGGAGTGGTGTCACGCCgtgcagctcagctgtgtggGGCAGGAATGGCGGCCGTGGTCGATAAGATCAGAGAGAACCGAGGACTGGACCATCTGAACATCACTGTAGGGGTGGACGGGACGCTCTACAAACTACATCCACA CTTCTCCAAGATCATGCACCAGACAGTAAAAGAACTGGCTCCTCAGTGTAAAGTCAACTTCCTGCTGTCAGAGGACGGCAGTGGGAAAGGAGCGGCGCTGATCACGGCCGTGGGCTGCCGGCTGAGACAGGAGATGaacaataaatag
- the tacr2 gene encoding substance-K receptor: MENNMDAESLVQHIERDTEATSFPLSVTVDWLEEGNETAENQFQQPDWQVALWAIAYSLIILVSITGNVTVIWIILAHRRMRTVTNYFIVNLAFSDVSMATFNTLFNFVYALHNDWYFGLGYCRFQNFFPITAMFSSIYSMAAIAVDRYMAIIHPLKPRLSSTSTKVVIALIWIVAVSLAFPQCYYSVTRFYYPRTVCLVDWPDDYGGKHQLSYQFAVIVLIYLLPLLVMLVTYSLVGRSLWGGHIPGEATDHYHSQITAKRKVVKMMVVVVVTFALCWLPYHIYFILGSFNRDIYKQQYIQQVYLAIFWLAMSSTMYNPIIYCCLNQRFRAGFRHAFAWCPFIKVSEEDKMELQHTHTFRVTMTRSHRKDSACAHASIKTNHTFDSNMTASTELNAERDACIQLKKQTSSTYSTHNTHVVKRLDDSKPSAAKLMQHTH; encoded by the exons ATGGAGAACAACATGGACGCCGAGAGTCTTGTTCAGCACATTGAACGAGACACGGAGGCCACTTCATTCCCGTTATCAGTGACCGTCGACTGGTTGGAGGAAGGAAACGAGACGGCTGAGAATCAGTTCCAGCAGCCCGACTGGCAG gtgGCTCTTTGGGCTATAGCCTACTCCCTGATCATCCTGGTGTCCATCACTGGTAATGTCACAGTGATCTGGATTATTCTTGCTCACAGACGCATGAGGACTGTAACCAACTACTTCATCGTCAACCTGGCCTTCTCTGATGTTTCAATGGCAACCTTCAACACGCTTTTTAACTTCGTCTATGCGCTTCACAACGACTGGTACTTTGGCCTGGGCTACTGCCGATTTCAGAACTTCTTCCCCATCACAGCCATGTTTTCGTCAATATACTCAATGGCTGCCATTGCAGTGGACAG GTACATGGCCATCATCCACCCTCTGAAGCCCCGCCTGTCGTCCACCTCCACAAAGGTTGTGATCGCCCTGATTTGGATCGTAGCCGTCTCACTGGCTTTCCCTCAGTGCTACTACAGTGTGACGAGATTTTACTACCCCAGAACTGTGTGCTTGGTCGACTGGCCCGACGATTATGGAGGAAAACATCAACTAAG TTACCAGTTTGCAGTGATTGTGCTGATCTActtgctccctctgctggtgatgCTGGTGACCTACAGTTTAGTTGGCCGATCGCTGTGGGGCGGGCACATCCCTGGGGAGGCGACAGACCACTACCACAGCCAGATAACAGCTAAGAGAAAG GTGGTGAAGATGATGGTTGTCGTGGTGGTGACCTTTGCCCTGTGCTGGTTGCCCTACCACATCTACTTCATACTGGGATCATTTAACAGAGACATTTATAAACAGCAGTACATTCAACAG GTGTATCTGGCCATATTCTGGTTGGCGATGAGTTCGACCATGTACAACCCCATCATTTACTGCTGCCTAAACCAGAG gTTTCGTGCTGGTTTCCGTCATGCCTTCGCTTGGTGTCCCTTCATCAAAGTGTCAGAGGAGGACaagatggagctgcagcacacacacaccttcagagTCACCATGACACGCAGCCACCGCAAGGACAGTGCGTGCGCGCACGCCTCCATCAAAACAAACCACACCTTCGACTCAAACATGACTGCCAGCACGGAGCTGAACGCAGAGAGAGATGCTTGCATACAGcttaaaaaacagacatcatCAACATACAGCACACATAACACGCATGTGGTGAAGAGGCTGGATGACTCGAAACCCTCAGCTGCCAAACTTATGCAGCACACCCACTGA